The DNA window TGTAGCTCTAGCTACCAGCGCTGATAGCTCACAGGTCGCCGCCGCTCGTGCCGACGGCTCGCTCGAGATTTGGCTTGTCTCTCCGGGTTCCGTCGGCTGGCACTGTCAGCTCGTATGCCACACCATACCCCTATGATTTTTCTTGTTTCTGTTTTGATCaatcatatttttatgaaaattttgttttttgggTATGGTGTAGACAATACACGGGGACCCTAATTCTAGAGTGTCTTCGCTGGTTTGGTGTCAGTCCGGGCCGAGGGGTGGACCGTTGGGCCGATTGCTGTCTTCCAGCATTGACGGGTCCATTTCCGAGTGGGATTTGTTCGATTTGAGACAAATGGTTTGTGCCGCACCTAAAATTATGCTATTCTTCTTCATTTGATTTATCCTCTCAAATAAGGAAATACATGTATCAGCTGCCTTGTTTAGGAGCTTAGTTTTACAAATTGGGAGAATTAGATGCATGTATAACATGAAAAAGTGCTAATGTTTGCTATTAGGATGCATTTACTACCATTTTTATCGAACAATTGCACGATACTATAAAGTAGCATGATTGTTCCTATAGAGAGCTAATGGCTAGGATTTTGGATTCTGCTAACAACTCCAAATAGCTTAGTTTATTCTATCCCGGATTCCTAGTGCATACTTTAGTAGTATGTATTAATGTCTATTATAATCTGTTAGACCTCAGATATAGGCCTAATAGCATGTCTGTTAAGGTTTTCATTTTTTGAGCCAAAGTACTAGCTTTAGAAGTTTTGGTGAAGTTATTGATGGTTACTCGCTGTACTGCTGCAGACAGTTCTAGATTCTATTGGTTTCTCGATTTGGCAAATTGCTGCAGAGCCATGCAATCATTTGTGTCCGAATGAGAGACAGGAAGCAAAAACTTATCAGAATGGTCAGACTAGCACTTCAATTACCGGTGACATTGATGATGAGGAGAATAGTGAaagtgaagatgaagatgataataaaCGTGCCGAGCTGGTTCATGAGCAAATTGACACTGAAAGTACCCGGCTAGCAATTGCCTGTGACGATGGTTGTGTCCGGATCTATCGTGTTTCTGATGCGGAAGAACTTATTTATAATAGAACGTTGCCTAGGGTCAGTGGTGAGACATCAAGCCCTTgcttaattgagaatttttTGGTCAAACTTGTTTGGAACTGTATAAAATGCTTATGATTATTACTTATCatttgtttctctttttttagGGCGCACACTTAGTGTAACCTGGAGTTCAGATGGAAGTAGGATTTATTCAGGGAGTAGCGACGGGTATGCTAGTTTTCTATTTGTGAATGTTGAGTGaatctttaatatttttttttgtttttgagttTCTGTTAACTTATAcgttttaatttaatattatttcaggTTCATAAGGTGTTGGGATGCTAAGTTGTCTCAGGAGATATACAGAATAACTGTTGGTCATGGATATCTGGGTGGTGATAATGATCTTTGCATATGGTCATTAATTGCATTAAGGTAAGAATAAGTCAAATTGCTCATTTTGTATTTCTGCATGTGCGGCTGTGTTTTTGAATGTTGGAATGATATTGTTTACTAATAGACTGTCCACTTCGATCTGCATTTTAATGTATCAGGTGTGGGACAATAGCCAGTGGGGATAGTACTGGTTGTGTGAAGTTCTGGGATGGTCAGTTTGGAACACTTTTGCAGGCACATTCAAATCACAAAGGTGATGTAAATGCTTTAGCTGCAGCTCCCAGCCATAACAGAGTATTTTCTGCTGGTTCAGATGGTCAGGTAAATTCATATGCTTTTTCGTAAAATACTAGTTCTTATCTATGTTCTGTGATTATGACAATATTCTACTCTTTTATCATGCTTTAACTCATAGTTTTTGCCTTGAAAATGATTATTGAACATTTAGTCTTCTGATCTTGTTTTGCTCAGACTTGATTGTCCCTTAGTGCAAATGTTTGCAAATGATCTTTTTGATACTGTAATTTGGTTAAACTATAACCTATGATAATTGCCACTTTGTAGATCATACTTTATAAACTTTCTACTGAGGCTGTTGATTCTGGAGATGAAAAATTTGTCCCAGCTGTCAAGAAATGGGTCTATGTTGGCTATGTGAGATCTCATACTCATGATGTAAGGGCATTGACCTTAGCTGTACCTATCATCCATGAAGGTAGATTGATTTGCATACTTCTATATTTTCTGAAGTTTTTAATAGAACTGTATCAGTTTCTACCACATTCTCTCATCTTCCAGTAGTCTTACTGATACCTAATGTATATATTTTCCCATTGGCAGATCTTCCTTCTGATGAAAAAGTTAAGAGGTTGCGAGGTCCGGACAAGCCCCTTGATTTCAGTTACCATAAATGGGCTCATTTGGGTGTGCCAATGCTCATCTCGGCAGGCGACGACACTAAACTTTTTGCATATTCTGTAAAGGAATTTACTAAGTTTTCTCCTCATGACATATGCCCTGCACCACAGAGAATGCCAATGCAACTTGTTATTAAAACACTTTTCAATCAGACACCTTTACTTTTGGTTCAGTCTGCAAATTTCTTAGACATCTTTTGTGTGCGACTGCAAAATGGTGGTGTAACTGATATTAGTCCTAGCTCATCTGGTGGGTCTGCACGTACTGATTTAGTGGCCAGAATTAAATGCAAGGTTTCTCGGAAGATCATCTGCAGTACAATATCTTCATCAGGAGAACTAGTTGCCTACTCAGATCACATAAAacctaatttattttatttgaaaagaaTCAAATCAGGCACAGGCTGGTCTGTAGATAAAAGGAAGCTCCCTCAGGGATTGCCATTTGCCCATTTCATGGTTTTCAGCTCCGACTCttcaaaattaatactagctgGGCAGGACAGAAGGatatatgtatgtattttgttttcctttttcttgtGTATGGATATCTATTTGCTGCTTCTATTATTTGTCGTAGGTTAGGGCGGCTCTATGAGAGATCATATGAAAAATATCTTTTTCCTGTGGGGATAGATAATCCTAATAAAAAGCTTAATATTTTACCAAACGACATATTCCCCATTTCCACTTTACTGAAAAACATCTTCTGATTAGGTATTCATAATGAACTGTAGCTGTGAACAAAATGTTGGAATTCTGCACTTTCTTGTGCAGTTTATACCTTCACAAGGTTTATTCACCTTGTGCTTGGTGTTGGTTATCACTAGTTTCTCTGTTGTTTTATTAGTAACAACATTATCAATAGTAATTACATTTCTTATTAGTTGTTTATGTTGAAAGTCTTTTCATGGGTCATTACTTATTAGGGCTCCTGTCTTGTTACTCAAGTAAATGAGATGTTATCTGGCAAGTGAAAAGTGAATTATAAATCAGGGCTCCTAGACTCTACATGAAGCTCCCAATTGTTGATGAATTGTTTTGTTATTATTTCTCTGAAAACATATGATCATGTTGTAGGTCGTAGATGTTGGAAGCGAGGATCTCCTCCATGCTTTTACTCCTTGCCGGAAAGAGAATGTAGATGGTCTATCGCCTAGCGAACCTCCCATTACAAAAATGTTCACAAGCAATGATGGCCAGTGGTTAGCTGCTGTCAACTGCTATGGAGACGTCTATATTTTCAATCTTGAGACACTGAGGTATGGTTGATgccattttttcttttatctgAATTATTGGATGTGCATTAAGTTCTCTCTATTAACTGCACGTCTTTGTAGCTACTAATGGTTGTATAAAAGATCTTCTGACCTTAGTTTAATAGGTTTTTATGTATATTAACTTGCTGTATTATTCTTCTATATTCATACTGATGCACAGCTATTACTCTTGTGGCAATGGCTACTGGCCCTAAGGTTAACACATAAATGTAGTTTAAATCTGTGTTGTTCAGGTACCTAGCTTATTTGGTAGAGGCACATAAAAAACTACTATGATACTATTTCATTTGGAAAAAAGGTTAAATACTCCAAATTTACTGCAGGTTTAGACTAGTGTCCGATGGGATTTCAGTTATACATTCATCCCCAATGTTTCCCTCATGACAAGTATTAGCTAAACTGCTAAAGTACAATGATAATTTCACAATGGGTTTATTTTTACCTTAACAGGAGCACTTCTCAAGGAAAATATGAGGGTGTCTTTCACCCTTTccactattttatttaatactgATTCTGGGAAGCATGTAATAAGAAGAATATGAATCTGACTCACTTATTTTTTTCTCGGAAGTAGTCTTTTTGGAAGTTTGCATTTTAATtctaatatattattttgaataCAGGCAACACTGGTTCATATCAAGACTGGATGGAACTGCAGTTACTGCTGGTGGCTTTACTCCTAAAAATAGCAACATTCTTATAATCTCCACCTCTTCAAATCAGGTTTACGCATTAGATGTGGAGGCTAAACAATTGGGGGAGTGGTCCATGCGTCACACATTTTCTCTGCCAAGTAGATACCAAGAATTTCCTGGAGAAGTTATTGGTCTTTCGTTCCACCCATCCTCAACTTCATCTTCTGTCATTGTCTATAGTCCCAGGTATGATCATTTTCCCTTATACTAAATGTAATCCCATAGTACATTTCATTACAATTGTGAAGATTTTGTGGAACTCAAGTTACCATAACACAGATGCAGGCCGGATCAGATAGCTTAGTGACTTAGGGCTGACTTTATCAACAGGGTAATGTAAGTAGAGGCTAGAATCCTACACGGACTTGTTGCCGGGGCCAGATTATTCTCTAATGTTCCAACGACTATATAGGGGTACCAAGCTCAGTTCCTTCCATAACCCAGACACGGTAGGGAGCTgagttcatttttgttttttagagCTGTGAGCTAGCTAGATAACTTACACTTGCACAATTAGCTTTTTTTAGTGAGGGATATAGTTATTATACGGAGCTTTGCCTCTAGTTTTTCTTGTACTCCGTATTACTCTTTTGGTTGTGTATTAGACAAATTATAATGTTGAGTAGTTAAaacttcttttgggttgtaagAGGGGATTCTGGGCTAGAGCTGATACAAGATGGTATAAATATCAAGCTGATACTTGACtgaaaaattcaatctttagaTTTGATAAATCATTATGATTATTCATCTGTATCCAAGACCTCAAGGAATACCAAAACTGTCTTTATTTTCTGCTTTCTGCATTTCCGTTTCTTGAGTTGACCACTTCTGGTGTTACAGGGCGATGTGCCTGATCGATTTTGGGATGCCTGTCGACAGGGATGATGACACAGACTTGACAAATGGTCTGGTTTCAACAACAAGAAAGGCACATAGCAATGGAGTGAGCAAGCGGAAACGACAGGGTTCAGAAAATAAACATGGCGGTAGAAAGAACTTTGAGTTTTGTGCATTCAGAGATCctgttttatttgttgagcatCTATCGAAAAACTCTCTCTTGGTCATAGACAAGCCATGGACGCAAGTTGTTGGCACATTCGATGCCCAGCCTGTCCACAGACATATTTTTGGAACATAACACTGTTACGGGGTGGGCTTCTTTCAGCGGGAAGGCGGCTAATGTTGCCTTCATCATTTTTGATCTTGCTTCTCTTTTGGTGTGGGATTTGGGTGGGTTGGGGGGAGGCTTGGCCGTGTTGTGCAATGTATGAGTTGTAGCTCTGTTAACAAATTAGTTATTCAATGCTTAATACTATATCTGATCTACAAATTCTTCAGTTTTTCATTATTTTCCGCTGTCTTGATTGAGGAGATTATTGGCTGCGGATTTTTGTTGTATATTCGATTTCTGTAAAATGCAATTTTAGTTTGGATTcgtcaaaataaataattctgAGTCAACCTTAGTTTTGACCTTCTAAAATTTCTCTATAGAAAAATATTCGTCAGTGTTAAGATTAATACTATGTCTTATGATTGTTTGTGGTTTGGCTGCTGTTTAATTGATTTGATATGTGGTGAGAGTAAAACATGTTTTGTTATAGTACAACTTATACTTGACACTAGATTTGTCGCATGAGTTGATTGTTGTTGGATAATATGGTTAGGTTAATGTCATTGATTTGATTAATTGTGATTGATAATAAAACATGATTTGCAGTTTTAGATCCTAGGATTTATTTGATCTAAATTAGAAGTTCGGTTGGGTTCGGTTCTACCTAAAgacaaaaattaaagaaaaagctATGTCGATTTCAAATTTTACTTCTTTTCGAATTTGAAGTTTTAACAAAATTgaccaaaaaaattaaacattagCGGTTTCTATCCTATTTATTAAAGAAAAAGCTATGAGGTCATTCACAAATCACAACTCAACTCCAAATTTATAGTCACAAATCACAATGCCACTTTCTACTATTTAATCAACATTACCAATTTCAATCACAATAGTTACTACTAACAAGGAGTAACAACATAGTCACAATTATACTCTTTCTTAGTATTtcatcattttataaattttaattttatatatttataaactggaaataaaaaaaattctcgtataaatttataaaatgctGAACTACTTAACGTGAAGAAATCGAATCAGGGAAtcttgagttgataaaataaattttaaattaaactgAATTAGACCTTTTCATATGGCCTGGGGGCTGTATGTATCGGAGTAAGAAAATCAAAGCATACAATAATTGACGTAGTAGATGAAATAAAAAGGTAGTAAGATTCCATTTCAAAGCCAAAACAATGCATTACTACtataattatcattatttttataaactACTTTATCTTCCTCTTCTTATCCATTCACTtggacttttttttctttcgtacCATTGGGATTGataatagtaatttatttaGATAGAAAATTGAAAAGCCAATTAATTTATGGGCAGAGCCGCATAATCCAAACTTAAAGTACATAAATTATTGGATTCAAAAATTATTATGAATCGAACATGTCAATTCACACAGCTGGATTTTGATGCTATGTTCTCTCATTTCTTTTGTTTCGATGGTAGGTATATTGGTGTTTGGTTTGATGAATTAAAGTAAAATTGACTATTAAGATCGAGTGTTGTGAAGTTGAAGAAATATCGTTCAATACTCATTTTCATATTTGTATTACGAAGGATTAATCTTAATTTTTGAGCAATATCAATCTTTCTCGTGATAAAAAGTTAATATTAGGTCAATTCAATTGCAGataattttagaataaaattcgTTATGAATaatctcaatttttttaattttccggGACCTGAGTACACGTGGTGCTTATCCtatttgattattttagttaGCTGCTCGATGCTttacttttatatttaatttttttttatcataatactttttgtattaatttttttagtttgtctgcATGCAATTAAAGTGCACGCGTGTGCaatagtttttatttaatagttgATGAAAATAAAGAACTAGGGAAAGAATAATTGGGCCCAAATTTCTGgtttttatatataatgtggACAAATACTTCAATCAAGAAAAAGGGACAAACATTTGACTTAGCAACAAAACAATTGATAAAGAAAACCTACTATTGGACTTCCACCCAAAAGCATACTAATTTAGTTGATTACAGCCGAGACTAATTACTTCCCAAACATCCATGCACATGCCCCTAATATAATCAATTCATCAAATTTTAACTAAACTAATTAAGTTAAATAGAAAGAACTAATTTTAATTAGAAATTATAGCTGTAGATCACATATGAGTTAATGACATCTAAATTATAGACGACGGGGCACAACTTAGTTGTTACGATGTTATCGCTATAACAAACAGATTCAAGTTACCTTATAATATCCACTAATATAAATTAATGTGTTCATAAATATGATAGGaggttttcatttttttgtatgAATTGCATTATTAAAAAGTGAAACAATATATTTTAGATCAGCAAAAAAATTGTGCGAAATCATGTGATGGATGATCAATGAACCAACGTTGTCACAATGAGCAAAGGTTATTTGTTTGATTCGATTAGATCATTTTCATAAGAGTCTATTTAATGTCATCACCATTGGAAagtgaatttgaaatttttggatTAGCACAAAATTGTATGGAATCGTCAATCATGTGATCGATGATAATTAACCAACTCTATGAGAATGTACAAAAATAAAGGCTATTTATTTGATTCGAATAGTatcattttcataattaaaaagAGTTAGTTACAAATTAATGCCAGAAGTTTCATCTTTTCGCAGTTTTGATACCATCTTTGAGTACTATAACCCATTTCCGATATGTTGCGGGAACACCTCTAAGATTTCCGATTTTTGTCAAGAATTTAATTATATGTCAATGACGAATAGTGAAAAATGAGattcatatattaaaataataaaaaattaaatcagATATTTAATCTTTGATCTTTCAGAATAATGTATGGGTCGAAAAGAATATTAAAATTGTCAAATTGAATGTCtaaaaatatgagacattttATGGGtcgaaaaaaatattaaaggtGTCAAATTGTCTCGCTAGCTATGGTTTAGGCATGTCATGCCACCTCTCAGTGACCAattatttttggcaaaatacATTCTTAGGTTCTTATACTTTAGTCAAAATGTTCATTAGGTCCTTGTACAATTTTTTCGTTTTAATAGATCCTTATACTTTTCACAATATTTTTATCAGGTCCTCGTACAATTTTTCGTTTTAGTAGGTCCTTATACTTTTATCATAACTTTCATTAGGTCCTTATACAATCTTTTATTTTAGGGACTTTTttacatttatcttggataataatctaaatttaattaaacttaaTAAACTTTTCATATTCCATTATTTAACTTAGCCTAGTCTATAAAGATAATATCAGCTTGTTATCCAATAATCTCAATAAGTTGTAGAGAATAATAAAAAGGTTAACCCTGATGATTGAAGattaaaatagaagttttttttagAATAACTATCCGAATTTTCaattgattatttatatttatattgaaAGATACATTTCCCTGAATATTTATAATCATAAGATaagttaaataataaaattaaaaggttcattaaatttaattgaatataaattattatCTAAGATAAAATTAAACGAatatcttaaaataaaaaaattgtataaggaCCTAATAAAAGTTATAATCAAAGTATAAGGAcctactaaaatgaaaaaattgtaCGAGGATGTGATGAAATTTATGAGAAAGGTATAAGGACCTATTAAAACGAAAAAATTGTACGAGGACCCAATGAACATTTTGATTAAAGTATAAGGATCTAAGAATGTGTTTTGCCATTATTTTTTGAGATGTTAATTCTCCAAAAATAAAGGGTGGTGATGCCACGTTTCAATCCTCCATTTAACTCTAATTAAAGCAACATTATATATGAGGAGACCATATTGATACCAGTCTATTGTAACAATGTTGAAGTActatcaattaaaaattataaaatacattaaaattacttggaatattattacaaattataaaaaaataaaaattacataattaaaattctaaaaattaaaaattatgtaattaaaatcctaaaaaaataaaaattatataattaaaatcctaaaaaaaaattacataattaaaggctaaaaatacccccgtggaagactattcatccggctctacccccaatgttatttggagaccccgtatcattgcca is part of the Salvia splendens isolate huo1 chromosome 6, SspV2, whole genome shotgun sequence genome and encodes:
- the LOC121809874 gene encoding WD repeat-containing protein PCN-like isoform X1, with translation MLKVHRINSVEWTPSPVVALATSADSSQVAAARADGSLEIWLVSPGSVGWHCQLTIHGDPNSRVSSLVWCQSGPRGGPLGRLLSSSIDGSISEWDLFDLRQMTVLDSIGFSIWQIAAEPCNHLCPNERQEAKTYQNGQTSTSITGDIDDEENSESEDEDDNKRAELVHEQIDTESTRLAIACDDGCVRIYRVSDAEELIYNRTLPRVSGRTLSVTWSSDGSRIYSGSSDGFIRCWDAKLSQEIYRITVGHGYLGGDNDLCIWSLIALRCGTIASGDSTGCVKFWDGQFGTLLQAHSNHKGDVNALAAAPSHNRVFSAGSDGQIILYKLSTEAVDSGDEKFVPAVKKWVYVGYVRSHTHDVRALTLAVPIIHEDLPSDEKVKRLRGPDKPLDFSYHKWAHLGVPMLISAGDDTKLFAYSVKEFTKFSPHDICPAPQRMPMQLVIKTLFNQTPLLLVQSANFLDIFCVRLQNGGVTDISPSSSGGSARTDLVARIKCKVSRKIICSTISSSGELVAYSDHIKPNLFYLKRIKSGTGWSVDKRKLPQGLPFAHFMVFSSDSSKLILAGQDRRIYVVDVGSEDLLHAFTPCRKENVDGLSPSEPPITKMFTSNDGQWLAAVNCYGDVYIFNLETLRQHWFISRLDGTAVTAGGFTPKNSNILIISTSSNQVYALDVEAKQLGEWSMRHTFSLPSRYQEFPGEVIGLSFHPSSTSSSVIVYSPRAMCLIDFGMPVDRDDDTDLTNGLVSTTRKAHSNGVSKRKRQGSENKHGGRKNFEFCAFRDPVLFVEHLSKNSLLVIDKPWTQVVGTFDAQPVHRHIFGT
- the LOC121809874 gene encoding WD repeat-containing protein PCN-like isoform X2 produces the protein MLKVHRINSVEWTPSPVVALATSADSSQVAAARADGSLEIWLVSPGSVGWHCQLTIHGDPNSRVSSLVWCQSGPRGGPLGRLLSSSIDGSISEWDLFDLRQMTVLDSIGFSIWQIAAEPCNHLCPNERQEAKTYQNGQTSTSITGDIDDEENSESEDEDDNKRAELVHEQIDTESTRLAIACDDGCVRIYRVSDAEELIYNRTLPRVSGRTLSVTWSSDGSRIYSGSSDGFIRCWDAKLSQEIYRITVGHGYLGGDNDLCIWSLIALRCGTIASGDSTGCVKFWDGQFGTLLQAHSNHKGDVNALAAAPSHNRVFSAGSDGQIILYKLSTEAVDSGDEKFVPAVKKWVYVGYVRSHTHDVRALTLAVPIIHEDLPSDEKVKRLRGPDKPLDFSYHKWAHLGVPMLISAGDDTKLFAYSVKEFTKFSPHDICPAPQRMPMQLVIKTLFNQTPLLLVQSANFLDIFCVRLQNGGVTDISPSSSGGSARTDLVARIKCKVSRKIICSTISSSGELVAYSDHIKPNLFYLKRIKSGTGWSVDKRKLPQGLPFAHFMVFSSDSSKLILAGQDRRIYVVDVGSEDLLHAFTPCRKENVDGLSPSEPPITKMFTSNDGQWLAAVNCYGDVYIFNLETLRQHWFISRLDGTAVTAGGFTPKNSNILIISTSSNQVYALDVEAKQLGEWSMRHTFSLPSRYQEFPGEVIGLSFHPSSTSSSVIVYSPRDDDTDLTNGLVSTTRKAHSNGVSKRKRQGSENKHGGRKNFEFCAFRDPVLFVEHLSKNSLLVIDKPWTQVVGTFDAQPVHRHIFGT